In Chanodichthys erythropterus isolate Z2021 chromosome 18, ASM2448905v1, whole genome shotgun sequence, the following are encoded in one genomic region:
- the efr3ba gene encoding protein EFR3 homolog B isoform X4: MYGVCGCCGALRPRYKRLVDNIFPEDPEDGLVKANMEKLTFYALSAPEKLDRIGAYLSERLSRDVARHRYGYVCIAMEALDQLLMACHCQSINLFVESFLTMVRKLLEADKPNLQILGTNSFVKFANIEEDTPSYHRSYDFFVSRFSEMCHSSYEDPDIRTKIRMAGIRGLQGVVRKTVNDELQANIWDPQHMDKIVPSLLFNLQQEEVAERSPSPETEKDKESPVELTERCFRELLGRAAYDNIKNAVKPVLMHLDNHSLWEGKTFAVRCFKIIMYSIQTQHSHLVIQQLLGHLDANSKNSARVRAGIVEVISEAAVIEASGSIGPTVLEVFNTLLKQLRLSVDYELTGSYDSFANMGSKVIKVHEERQLQESVIKTIGSFANTLPTYQRSEVMLFIIGKIPVPGMYPALGSANTGVEGSRMIQIMLLKSLLQVTAGFQSTNILTALPTSFLDPLLSFTLMEDAEIRLLVLDILISIIDRHDNRHKFSPVRIISDISVLKLKVDKCSRQDNLFMKKHSQRLYRHIYLACKEESSVQRHFESLHMLLGLICVELANEEVVVDLIRLALALQDLALTDEALPIYTRCAIHALSAAYLNLISQLTTVPTFCQHVHEVIESRKKLVPFLLPEDVLIESSKGVSAVRLQCKHPLL; encoded by the exons GTGTTTGTGGATGCTGTGGGGCCCTGAGACCCCGATATAAGAGGCTGGTGGATAACATCTTTCCTGAAGACCCTGAG GATGGTTTGGTGAAAGCTAACATGGAGAAGCTTACTTTTTACGCCTTGTCTGCTCCAGAGAAACTAGACCGTATCGGTGCCTACCTGTCAGAAAGACTATCCAGAGACGTTGCCCGGCATAGATATGG GTATGTTTGTATTGCTATGGAGGCGTTGGACCAGCTGCTGATGGCCTGTCACTGTCAGAGTATAAACCTTTTTGTGGAGAGTTTCCTTACTATGGTGCGCAAACTACTAGAGGCAGACAAACCCAACTTACAGATCCTGGGCACTAACTCA TTTGTGAAGTTTGCAAATATAGAGGAGGACACACCGTCATACCATCGTAGCTACGATTTCTTTGTCTCACGCTTCAGTGAGATGTGCCATTCCAGTTACGAGGATCCAGATATTCGCACAAA GATTCGTATGGCAGGGATCAGGGGTCTTCAGGGGGTGGTGAGGAAGACTGTCAATGATGAACTGCAGGCAAATATTTGGGACCCTCAACACATGGACAAAATCGTGCCGTCTCTCTTATTCAACCTCCAACAGGAAGAAGTCGCCGAGAG GTCTCCTTCCCCAGAGACCGAGAAGGATAAGGAAAGTCCAGTGGAGCTGACCGAGAGATGCTTTCGAGAGCTGCTGGGACGAGCAGCCTACGACAACATCAAGAATGCTGTGAAACCTGTGCTCAT GCACCTTGATAATCATTCACTTTGGGAGGGCAAAACATTTGCAGTGCGCTGTTTCAAAATCATTATGTACTCCATTCAG ACCCAACATTCACATCTGGTGATTCAGCAGCTTTTAGGCCACTTGGATGCCAACAGTAAGAATTCAGCCAGAGTGCGTGCTGGGATAGTGGAGGTGATCTCAGAAGCAGCGGTCATAGAAGCCAGTGGCTCCATAG GACCAACGGTACTGGAGGTGTTTAATACTCTACTAAAGCAGCTCAGGCTCAGTGTGGACTACGAGCTCACTGGATCCTATGACTCTTTTGCAAACATGGGCTCCAAGGTCATTAAAGTACATGAGGAGAGACAACTCCAAGAATCTGTCATTAAAACTATTG GCTCATTTGCAAACACGCTGCCCACCTACCAGCGCTCAGAAGTCATGCTGTTCATCATTGGTAAAATTCCTGTGCCTGGCATGTATCCGGCTCTGGGCTCGGCCAACACCGG GGTTGAGGGCAGTAGGATGATCCAGATTATGCTGCTAAAGTCTCTGCTGCAG GTAACAGCAGGATTCCAGTCTACGAACATTTTGACAGCACTTCCCACCTCGTTCCTGGACCCTCTCTTGTCCTTTACTTTGATGGAGGACGCAGAGATCCGTCTACTCGTTCTCGACATCCTCATCAGCATCATTGATCGTCATGACAACCGGCACAAATTCTCCCCTGTCAG AATTATTTCAGATATCTCCGTACTAAAGCTGAAAGTAGACAAATGCTCAAGGCAGGATAACCTGTTCATGAAGAAACACAGCCAGAGGCTTTACCGCCACATTTACCTGGCCTGCAAAGAGGAAAGCAGCGTCCAGCGACACTTTGAGTCTCTTCATATGCTGCTGGGGTTGATCTGTGTGGAACTGGCCAATGAGGAGGTGGTGGTGGACCTGATCCGACTGGCTTTGGCCTTACAG GACCTGGCCTTGACTGATGAGGCCCTTCCTATATATACCCGCTGTGCCATCCACGCTCTGTCAGCTGCTTACCTGAACCTCATCAGCCAGCTGACCACTGTGCCCACCTTCTGCCAACACGTCCATGAG GTGATCGAGTCAAGAAAGAAACTGGTCCCTTTCCTGCTTCCAGAGGATGTCCTTATTGAGAGCTCTAA gggcgtgtctgctgtgagacttcagtgtaaacacccactgctgtga